Genomic segment of Tepidanaerobacter syntrophicus:
TCGAAAGAATACCATAGTCCTTACTGCCGCAAGATGCCGCCAGGCGATGAGCAACTTCTTTTTGAACCATTATTACTGCAAGAGGTATAAACTGTCGGTTTTCTACAATCTTCATAATTATGGGTGCCGTAATATAGTAGGGAAGATTTGCTACTACTTTAAAATCGCCTTCAAAAATGCTTTCTCTTATTTTTTTCCAATCCAATTTTAGCACATCTTCCTCTAATATACAAACATTTTTGAAATCTTGCGTCAGGTCATTTAATATAGGCACAAAACGCCTGTCTTTTTCAACGGCTACAACCTTTTTTACAATGCGGCAAAGTTCAAGTGTCAGCACGCCCAAACCCGGTCCTATTTCTAAAACATTATCCTCAGGCGTAAGTTGGGCTGCTTTGAGCATAGAGAAAAGCGGCTCTTCGTCTTTTAAAAAATGCTGCCCCAGCCGTTTGTCGGCTCTTATATTATATTTTTTCATTATATTTTTTGTATCTATGCTTATTTCCTCCTAGAAAACTTTTACACGGCTAGCAAAAAAGATAGGTCAACCTATCTTTTTCTCAAAGCGCCTTATTTTAAATTCAACACCTAATTCTTCGGCAAGTTTGCGGCATTTATCAATATCTATTTCAGGTATATCTACTACCGTAGCTATAACATATGGAACATGGCTCTTGCACTTTCGGATAAATTCAAGCACTGAATAAAAGGCATCCTCTCCGTATTCAGGCCGGCATATTTCGTTATATTTTTCTGCATTTTCCGCATTCAAACTAACTGAAACAGCATCGATAATTCCTTTAAAATATGGAGTTACATCTTCTTTATAAATTAAATTTGCCTGGCCGTTTGTGTTAATTCTTACAGGGGTAGCGGGATAAGTCTTTTTAATGTATTTTGCTACATCCACCACTACCTGCAGCCGTAAGAGAGGTTCTCCGTATCCGCAAAACACCACTTCCTTATATCCTGTGGGGTCTCCTATGGCTTCGATAATTTCCTTAGTCGTGGGCTCTTTGTCCAGTATCAGGTTGTAGTCCCCTACTCCCGGACTATACTGCCTTATACAGAACTTGCAGTTATTCGTGCATCTGTTAGTAATATTCAAATATAATGCATTTCCTAATTCATATGTTATCATTTTACACCATCCAGTAACATTAAGCCTTACAAAAAGTAATATTATAACAAACCTTATTTTAACACAATCCTTGTAAAATAACAATAAACAGTAGCTTTAGCCGAATTCAAAAAAAATTAACGTGTAATAAATAATCTATTGAAATTAGAATAAGTAATCCTTTCTATCTCTTCCAACATTACTCCTCTAAGAGCAGCCATTTGGGCGGCGATGATGGGGATGCGCGTAGGATCGTTGCGTTTTCCGCGATAAGGTTCAGGGGACATATAAGGGCAGTCAGTTTCAAGTAAAATCCTGTCAGATGGTAGTTTTGCCGCAACCTCTTTTGGCCTTTTTGCATTTTTAAAGGTTATCACTCCGCCGAAAGAAAAATAAAAATTCATTTCGATAAACTCTTGAGCCATTTCAAGACTGCCGGAGTAACAGTGCATCAGACCGCGCTCAGGCTTTATATTTTTTAATATATCAGCCGTATCCTTGTGGGCATCTCGATCATGTACTACTACCGGAAGGTTCAGACTCTTTGCAAGCTCTATCTGTTCCCTGAAAACCTTCTGCTGTGCGTCCTTTTCACTGCTGCCATAGTAATAATCAAGACCTATCTCGCCTATGGCGATTACTTTAGGAGATTTTGCAAGTTCCTCCAGCTCTGTAAGATAATCTTTTTCGACTTTTTTGGCCTCGTGGGGGTGAATGCCAACACAGGCATATATAAAATCAAATTCTTCCGCAAGCTTTACGGAAAATCGGCTAGATGCCATATCAGAGCCGGCATTTACGACAATAATGCCGGCTTTTTCTATTTTTTTAATCATTTCCTGTCTATCAGTATCAAAAGCCTCATCATCTAAATGGGCATGTACATCTACAAACATTTTTCAGCCCCTTTTATGCTTCCCGCATTCCTGTATTAAATGCCTTGATATTCATTTCATGAAATTTTTCAGGA
This window contains:
- the rsmA gene encoding 16S rRNA (adenine(1518)-N(6)/adenine(1519)-N(6))-dimethyltransferase RsmA produces the protein MKKYNIRADKRLGQHFLKDEEPLFSMLKAAQLTPEDNVLEIGPGLGVLTLELCRIVKKVVAVEKDRRFVPILNDLTQDFKNVCILEEDVLKLDWKKIRESIFEGDFKVVANLPYYITAPIIMKIVENRQFIPLAVIMVQKEVAHRLAASCGSKDYGILSIAVNVYADVDIICEIGRGSFVPPPKVDSAIVRITLNKKPRISTDEEFFFKVVEAAFGERRKTIRNSLKSRLNLLELDQSHIDKALDTAGINPMRRGETLSIEEFDKLAGALKRALNMSKNN
- a CDS encoding TatD family nuclease-associated radical SAM protein, which codes for MITYELGNALYLNITNRCTNNCKFCIRQYSPGVGDYNLILDKEPTTKEIIEAIGDPTGYKEVVFCGYGEPLLRLQVVVDVAKYIKKTYPATPVRINTNGQANLIYKEDVTPYFKGIIDAVSVSLNAENAEKYNEICRPEYGEDAFYSVLEFIRKCKSHVPYVIATVVDIPEIDIDKCRKLAEELGVEFKIRRFEKKIG
- a CDS encoding TatD family hydrolase, translated to MFVDVHAHLDDEAFDTDRQEMIKKIEKAGIIVVNAGSDMASSRFSVKLAEEFDFIYACVGIHPHEAKKVEKDYLTELEELAKSPKVIAIGEIGLDYYYGSSEKDAQQKVFREQIELAKSLNLPVVVHDRDAHKDTADILKNIKPERGLMHCYSGSLEMAQEFIEMNFYFSFGGVITFKNAKRPKEVAAKLPSDRILLETDCPYMSPEPYRGKRNDPTRIPIIAAQMAALRGVMLEEIERITYSNFNRLFITR